A region of the Bacillota bacterium genome:
GATTCCCTTAAAGATAGCTACCGCATCAGGTTTAGATAAAATTTCAAGCGATTGCATTGCTTTATCAATATAAGACCTTGCTGTATTTTTCGTGCGTGCAATCGCACCGCATTCGTTTATCATCTTTATTGCAAGAGCAATTTCTTTATTGCTTGGCCTGGTACTTGCAATAATCGCCGCAAGGTCACTACCAGACCCAAGCTCCTCAAGCGCATAAAGTATAGGTACAGTAACCGTGCCGTCGCGAACGTCCACCCCAACGGCCTTTCCGGTCTGTTCTCCCCCGGCAACATCAAGTACATCGTCGTATATCTGAAAGGCTATTCCTAAGTTTTCACCGTAGCTGGTCAATGCGCGCACTTCAACTGCTGATGCACCAGATATAGATGAGCCAACTTCACAGCAAGCGGCAAACAAAGCCGCGGTCTTTCTTTTAGCCTTCTGCAGGTAATCCTCAAAACGCTGCTCAGTTACGTGAGCGGTAACCATTTGGTCAAACTCACCCAGACTCAAATCGATAGCGGCTCGGACCATCACCTCAACAAGCTGCATCTCCGAGTTCGACAGAATTTCAAAAGCCGTAGCAAATAAATAATCCCCTGTAGCCAGCGCAACACGCTCGCCCTGGACTGAATTTACCGTCGGAATTCCACGCCTCGTTGTAGCATCGTCTAAAATGTCGTCATGGATAAGCGATGCCATATGGATAAGCTCAGAAGCTACCGCAGCAGGCATAAGTTTTTCAAGGTCGTAATCTCCTACCATCCCCGACATTAAGACCAATGCTGGGCGTAATCTCTTTCCACCCGCTTTAAGAGTTGCAAGAGAAGCTTCGGCTAATATACCATCACTGGCCGTCGCTGCTTTTGTAAGCTCTTTTTCAACTTCTATTAAATCCTGAAGGATACGCTGTGGGATTGGGTAGGCTTTATTCATAATTTAAATTAGTATAATTTAAATGCCATTTTTCTGTCTACTGCAAATGGTTTTGCAAAGGCTGCGAAAGCTCTTTGAGAATGAGAGCTGCGTGCTCTTTCACAGCCTCCATATCGGCCGAGCAGTTGCCCAACCGAGCCCCTATGGTGACTGCCGCATCGAACAGGCTGGCATATTTTTTATTTTCCGAAGCAGCTAAGCCTTTTTGCGGCCCGCAAGCTTCCAGGCGGGCTATATCGGCAATTGCCCTTACCATAATCTTAACTACATAGCTCTTTTTAAGTTCAGCTGCAATACGGATTGCTTTTGCATAATAGTAATCTGCAGTAATTAAGAAAATATTGCGCTCTGTTGAATTTCGGGGGCTTTCATGGTAGTGCTTTTCAACAGCAAGCCGAAGCAACTCAAGACCCACCGCAACCGGTTTAAGCTCCTCAGAGCGGTAACTACCGCAGCTTGCAGTAGCAAACAGCAGTGTGGCCAGCGGAAGATTATCTGCATCGCAGAATTGGTTTTCAAGAAGAACATGACCTGAAAAAGCATTTTTCAAAAGTTCTTCTTTGGTTTCCGTTAGATCGCGTTCAATGATACTAATAAGTGAGGACATATTACTTGGTCCCATAACCGCCGGTCGATTAACCCTTTTGCAGGTAGTAAGAAAGTATCTGTAACTCAACAGACAGATCAACCTGGCGCAACACTACACCATCAGGGACTTCAATGGTGATTGGAGCAAAGTTGATTATCGCTTTAATCCCCGCATTTACCATCCGATTTGCAACACCTTGGGCAGATGAAGCCTGTGTTGCGATAATGCCTATATCTACCCCGCCTACAATGCCTTTAGTAAATTCTTCAAGCTCATTGATATTTCGCACCTTAATCCCGTCAACTTCAGTGCCAACTTTAGCCGGGTCGCGATCAAATGCTCCTACAACTTTAAATCCCTTTTCTGAAAATCCCTGATAACCGATAAGTGCGCCGCCCAACCGTCCAACGCCAACTATCACTACCGTCCTATCCCTTAGCAATCCCAGCCATTTCGAAATCTCATTAATAAGCTGGTCTACTTCATAGCCAACGCCACGGGTTCCAAATTCACCTAAGTACGAAAGGTCTTTTCTTAATTGTGCGGCGTTCGTTCCAGCCATCGCTGCAAGACCATCAGATGAAACGATTTGCTCGCCTTTATTCGCCATCATTACCAACGATCGAAGGTAAACGGGCAATCTTGCTATCGTTGCTTGCGGAAGCTTAGCCTTCTTCAATGCTACCCCTGCCCATCATTCTAATTTGGTCAGCCTCCATCAACTTTGTGATTATGAGAACTTTGCATGATTTTAACCCAGACACCTATTTTTGTCTACAGTAGGAACCTTAAGGATGAAGAGCTATCTGTAAGGAATTACCCCTATAAAGCAGCACTTTTATTAAAATTAAAAGAGCCCTTTCACGATTTTGGGCTCTAACTTCGCAGTAAAACGTCTTGCCGGCAACGATAATTTGGGCCAGTAGCACAAAGCATCAATTATCTATACTGGAAATTGCCGCTTTCGCTTCCTGGTTATTAGGATCCATAGTCAATAATTGCTTATAATATTTCTTAGCTTCTTTTTGCATCCCCAGCTCTTTATAAGCTTCCGCTATCATCTGGATAGCTGCTTTTTCCTGAGGCTTGACCTTCAATGCGAATTCAAGCATATTAACAGCTTCTTTATATCTACCCTGATATAAGTAGATATTGCCAAGCAGCATATGGGCCGGAAATGAATTTGGGCGCACATTCTCAATGGCGTATTCAAGCCGGCTGGCCGCATCGTTTAAAACTGGATCACTCGGCCCAGTAGCAGTTTTGGCAAGTGCGCCTGCCATCGATACATAATGGTCCATATCGTATGGCTCTGCATCTATGCCCTCCCGGTATATTTCAACTGCTCTATTTATAAGTTCAAGGCTTTGTCGAGCTACACCGGCACGCTCAAGTAATAAACCATAGCTATCGTAATACCTGCCGTTTTGGTATAAATCGATGGCCTTTTGATACTCTCCAAATGCCATCTCTAGATTGCCGCTATTCCCAAGCTGAATTGCTTGTGCGTAATGCTGATCCGCCCTGAAGATTCTGATGCCATAATACGCCGAAACGAGCGATATTAGCGCGATTACAACAGCGGCAACTTTAAGGGAAACATCCCCTGTTTGCCGTGAAAATATCTGGGCTGTGCGAACAAGAGAAGAAGAAGCGACTATCGCCCCCAGCATAAGCCAGAAAACAGACGTACTGCCGGAGATGCTTATGCCAAAAAGCAAATGGACGCAATAGCCGAGAACAGCAGTCGTTAATCCTGCGCTAACAAACCTCTCGCTTTCCGGCAGCTTAAGCGTAGCCCTTACGCCAACAAATAAAACAGCGATGAAGAAACCAAAAAGAATGATAGCTGCTGGAACTCCAATAGTTCCAGCAATCTGGATCACGTAGTTGTGCGCATTGTCAGCAACCGTCCGCCCACCCCCCATCTGGGCGTATCTAAAAGTCTCGAATTTTTCAGAGGCCAGCCTGAACATATCAGGACCCCAACCAAAAAGCGGCCTTGTTTTAATCATCTGAGCGCCAGCTTTCCATATCTCAAGGCGGGAGCCTGCGCTTCCTTCGGTTACTTTAGTAACTGATTGTATGCGCTCTAAAAGATGAGCCCCGCCAGCACTTACCGCAGCTGTGTAAGTAGCGGCCACAATGAAGATAACTATAAAAATGCCGAAGACCAGCGATGCTTTTACTGGATGCTTTCTTATCGCTCCAAAAGCTATAACGATAAACGCAAGCATCGCCGCAAGACCACCAAGCCACGCACCGCGGGTAAGCGCAAAGAAAAAACATAGAACCGCAATAATATATGCAAAAAAGACAAAAGCATCGTAGAACAAAGCCCGGGTCCTGTCTTTTATCTCTTTAGATCTAAAGAACTCCGCTACAGTTACAGGCACCAACATAACTAAAAAACCTGCCAAAAGATCTGGGTTTCCAAATGTCGAGAAGCTTCGTCTCTCCTCAAACGGCAAAGAGGACCACTTAAGTGGGTCGAGTCCTAAGTACTGCAAAACGCCGTATATTGAAATAAACACTCCAGCTATGGTAATTACAGTACCCAGCCTTGATAGCCTCTTTGCATTAGTAAATGCTTGAATGGCTAAAAAATACAAAATGCCGTAGTTAAGAAATGTAAGGAGCCCTTCGAAGCGCTTGTACTTTCCGTGAACTGCAGTAGGAAGATGCAGCGAAGTAAAGGTCGAGATTATGACCAGGGCAAGAAATCCAAGGACTACAAAATCAAGCTTTGTCCAACGGACTTCATTTTTTCTGGAAGTCAGTATTTTGCCGATCCAAAGAATCACGGCAAACAAGGTCAGAAGACGCAAGAAAAGGATTTTTGTAATGTCGAATTGATCAAACGTTACCCAAATTGGACGCGACATTACCAGTGGAAGCAGAAATGCAATTGCAAGTAAGCTGTAAAACACCCAGTTATCAAGCTGTTGCGGAACTGTTAACTGATTGGCAGAAGGCTGCTTAGACTGATTGTTTTTAGCCAT
Encoded here:
- a CDS encoding redox-sensing transcriptional repressor Rex, which encodes MKKAKLPQATIARLPVYLRSLVMMANKGEQIVSSDGLAAMAGTNAAQLRKDLSYLGEFGTRGVGYEVDQLINEISKWLGLLRDRTVVIVGVGRLGGALIGYQGFSEKGFKVVGAFDRDPAKVGTEVDGIKVRNINELEEFTKGIVGGVDIGIIATQASSAQGVANRMVNAGIKAIINFAPITIEVPDGVVLRQVDLSVELQILSYYLQKG
- a CDS encoding O-antigen ligase family protein, whose translation is MAKNNQSKQPSANQLTVPQQLDNWVFYSLLAIAFLLPLVMSRPIWVTFDQFDITKILFLRLLTLFAVILWIGKILTSRKNEVRWTKLDFVVLGFLALVIISTFTSLHLPTAVHGKYKRFEGLLTFLNYGILYFLAIQAFTNAKRLSRLGTVITIAGVFISIYGVLQYLGLDPLKWSSLPFEERRSFSTFGNPDLLAGFLVMLVPVTVAEFFRSKEIKDRTRALFYDAFVFFAYIIAVLCFFFALTRGAWLGGLAAMLAFIVIAFGAIRKHPVKASLVFGIFIVIFIVAATYTAAVSAGGAHLLERIQSVTKVTEGSAGSRLEIWKAGAQMIKTRPLFGWGPDMFRLASEKFETFRYAQMGGGRTVADNAHNYVIQIAGTIGVPAAIILFGFFIAVLFVGVRATLKLPESERFVSAGLTTAVLGYCVHLLFGISISGSTSVFWLMLGAIVASSSLVRTAQIFSRQTGDVSLKVAAVVIALISLVSAYYGIRIFRADQHYAQAIQLGNSGNLEMAFGEYQKAIDLYQNGRYYDSYGLLLERAGVARQSLELINRAVEIYREGIDAEPYDMDHYVSMAGALAKTATGPSDPVLNDAASRLEYAIENVRPNSFPAHMLLGNIYLYQGRYKEAVNMLEFALKVKPQEKAAIQMIAEAYKELGMQKEAKKYYKQLLTMDPNNQEAKAAISSIDN
- a CDS encoding polyprenyl synthetase family protein, with translation MNKAYPIPQRILQDLIEVEKELTKAATASDGILAEASLATLKAGGKRLRPALVLMSGMVGDYDLEKLMPAAVASELIHMASLIHDDILDDATTRRGIPTVNSVQGERVALATGDYLFATAFEILSNSEMQLVEVMVRAAIDLSLGEFDQMVTAHVTEQRFEDYLQKAKRKTAALFAACCEVGSSISGASAVEVRALTSYGENLGIAFQIYDDVLDVAGGEQTGKAVGVDVRDGTVTVPILYALEELGSGSDLAAIIASTRPSNKEIALAIKMINECGAIARTKNTARSYIDKAMQSLEILSKPDAVAIFKGIAEFVVDRYH